One segment of Agromyces albus DNA contains the following:
- a CDS encoding carbohydrate ABC transporter permease → MTATDLRRPRRVRAASVILGLGMLLAAAAALLPIAIILFTAFKPIAEVNAYPPTLVPGEWTLENFARIFDELPFARLIVNSVVFAGGVTLFALVFDSLAAYALARIDFRGSRVLLIAIIASLMIPFQATLIPIYQLVADLGWVNTFAGLIAPRAADAFGIFFLRQFFLSLPRDLDNAARIDGASEFRIFRSVILPNAVPALLTLGIFTFVNNWNDLLWPLVFTTDAEMGTITSGLTLLTGPGGIIPQGVMMAGSLIAVLPLAVMFLMIQRRFIESVATTGMK, encoded by the coding sequence ATGACCGCGACCGATCTCCGTCGCCCGCGTCGCGTGCGCGCGGCATCCGTCATCCTCGGGCTCGGCATGCTGCTCGCGGCCGCGGCCGCACTCCTTCCGATCGCCATCATCCTCTTCACGGCGTTCAAGCCCATCGCCGAGGTGAACGCCTACCCGCCGACGCTCGTGCCAGGTGAGTGGACGCTCGAGAACTTCGCGCGCATCTTCGACGAACTGCCCTTCGCCCGGCTGATCGTGAACAGCGTGGTCTTCGCCGGCGGAGTCACCCTCTTCGCGCTCGTGTTCGACTCGCTCGCCGCCTACGCGCTCGCCCGGATCGACTTCCGCGGCAGCCGGGTGCTCCTGATCGCGATCATCGCGAGCCTCATGATCCCCTTCCAGGCGACGCTGATTCCGATATACCAGCTCGTCGCCGACCTCGGGTGGGTCAACACGTTCGCCGGACTGATCGCACCTCGCGCGGCCGACGCCTTCGGCATCTTCTTCCTGCGGCAGTTCTTCCTCTCGCTGCCACGCGACCTCGACAACGCGGCGCGGATCGATGGCGCGAGTGAGTTCCGGATCTTCCGCAGTGTCATCCTGCCCAATGCGGTCCCCGCCCTGCTCACCCTCGGCATCTTCACGTTCGTCAACAACTGGAATGACCTGTTGTGGCCGCTCGTGTTCACGACCGACGCCGAGATGGGCACCATCACCTCGGGGCTCACGTTGCTGACGGGGCCCGGCGGGATCATCCCGCAGGGCGTGATGATGGCGGGCTCGCTCATCGCGGTGCTGCCGCTCGCGGTGATGTTCTTGATGATCCAGCGACGCTTCATCGAGAGCGTCGCGACGACGGGAATGAAGTAA
- a CDS encoding carbohydrate ABC transporter permease, whose product MSTTLHKPAARYRPPAPLGGRGAGPRRSRSSLLALLFLAPALVLLGAFVAWPMLSAFRLSFTDSSGFGRESWVGFENYATVFTDPAVLRALGNTGLYATLFTPTAVIVALALALALNHPRLPLRGAFRTALFLPFVVSLAVAAFAWSYLLDPQIGLLNYWLRGAGLQLGNVLQDPALAMPTVALVAVWKNFGFYMVIFLAGLQEIPASLREAAVVDGANAWQRFVHITLPMLSNTFAFVLIIALIAALQAFDQIYVMTGGGPFGSTQTIVMEIYESGFRELELGFASALSYVLLAITLLLSLVQFVFFGRREQDTQ is encoded by the coding sequence ATGTCCACCACCCTGCACAAGCCGGCGGCGCGATACCGGCCGCCCGCCCCGCTCGGCGGCCGTGGCGCCGGCCCCCGGCGCTCCCGGAGCAGCCTGCTCGCGCTGCTGTTCCTCGCGCCGGCGCTCGTTCTGCTCGGGGCCTTCGTCGCCTGGCCGATGCTCTCGGCGTTCCGGCTCTCGTTCACCGACTCGAGCGGATTCGGCCGTGAGAGCTGGGTCGGCTTCGAGAACTATGCGACGGTCTTCACCGACCCGGCGGTGCTCCGGGCGCTCGGCAACACCGGGCTCTACGCCACGCTGTTCACGCCCACCGCGGTGATCGTGGCGCTCGCGCTCGCGCTTGCCCTGAATCATCCGCGCCTGCCGTTGCGCGGCGCATTCCGCACGGCGCTGTTCCTGCCGTTCGTGGTGTCGCTCGCGGTGGCGGCGTTCGCCTGGTCGTACCTGCTCGATCCGCAGATCGGGTTGCTCAACTACTGGCTGCGCGGTGCCGGGCTCCAGCTCGGCAACGTGCTGCAGGACCCTGCGCTCGCGATGCCGACCGTCGCCCTCGTGGCGGTCTGGAAGAACTTCGGCTTCTACATGGTCATCTTCCTCGCGGGCCTTCAGGAGATCCCGGCAAGCCTGCGAGAGGCCGCCGTCGTCGACGGTGCGAACGCCTGGCAGCGGTTCGTGCACATCACCCTGCCGATGCTGAGCAACACCTTCGCCTTCGTGCTCATCATCGCCCTCATCGCCGCGCTACAGGCCTTCGACCAGATCTACGTCATGACGGGCGGCGGTCCGTTCGGATCCACCCAGACGATCGTCATGGAGATCTACGAGTCGGGCTTCCGCGAACTCGAGCTCGGCTTCGCCTCGGCGCTGTCGTATGTGCTGCTGGCGATCACGCTGCTCCTGAGTCTCGTGCAGTTCGTCTTCTTCGGCCGTCGAGAGCAGGACACCCAATGA